Part of the Candidatus Eisenbacteria bacterium genome, CGAGCCGAACGGAGCGACGGTCGAGAACAACACCCTACCTCTCTGCTATACCGCGGATCCGGAATCAACGTTCGGCTCGTGGACGGACAATGTAGCCCACGTGTACGAGTACGAGTCGGCAGGGACCGTTCCCGGAGGTCCGAGAACTTACGCGAATCGGGTCGGCGTGAACCCGGTCCGAACCCCGCTGGATGTTCAGAACCTATGGAGAAAGCAGCTCATCTTCTACGAGGGACTCGGTTGCCATAAGAACGCGTGGGTGGACGCGTGGACGGCGTGCGGAAATACCCGGAGACTCGATCCTCCCGGCTCGCCGGACTCGCTCGCGGGGCAGAGGGTCGAAGATCTGATGAGCTGCTTGCGCCTGCTCTTCCCTGTCCGCCCTTCCGCTTTCCACAACGTCGCTCATCTCCGCATGGAACCCGATTATGCGGAGAGCAGCAGTTGCGCTCCGACCCGCGGGCTGGTTCGAGAGATGAACCAGGACGCATCCTTCGGCCTGATGATGTCGGTTTCGTCCTCCCCGCGTCTTTGGGGAGAGTGGCTGTCGAGGGACTGTGCCAACTTCGAGTTCGTGCTGGAGACCGTATGGGTACCTCCGGTCGTGCTTGGTCTGTCTTGCGGGACGAACGGAATCGACATGGACAACGATAATCGCCGGCACTCGACTGTGGAAAAGCTGCTCCCGCTTGACCGGAGAGGCTTCTCGGCCCATATCGGTCCCACGAGGGGTTTCTGGCAGTATTACTACTACTGGTACGGGGAGAAGTGGTTGGCGGCGCAAATGCACCCGGAGCGCTTTCCGACGATCGGAGATCTCCACAACCACGTGAGGACCGAGCTGATCGCCGAGCACGCGGACGATCCGAACATGCCCATCTTCTGCGACATGATGATCCTCGTCGGGAACCCGATCCTTCGGCTTCCCGGCATGAACTGGGACCCTCACGTCGGGGTTGCGCACAACGAGGGGAGAACGCACTTCCGACTCGGTTCTCCGCGCCCGTCTCCCTTCGGCTCGGCCACGGTATTTCCGTATGCGCTCGGAGAGCGACAAGCGGTCACGCTGCACGTCTACGATATCCGCGGGCGGCTCGTTCGGGTCTTGCTTTCCGGCGAGCAGGAAGCAGGGGAGCACCGGATCGAGTGGGACGGGCGGGACGGGAGAGGCCGGCGCGCACCGGCGGGTCTCTATTTCGCGAAGCTCCGTGCCGGATCGGAGAGCGCGACGCGAGAAGTGACGTTGATTCGTTGAAAAGACGATTGCGCGGGATCACGGCTTGAGGAACAGGGAGGTTCGGCCATGAACCGAAGGAAGGCCCGAATCGGGTTCGGGATCGGCCTGTGTCTTCTCTTCTCGCTCGCGGAGGCTGGAGGCGAGGACGAGTGGGAGCTCTTCTATGAAGGCAAGGTGGGCGATGGGATCGACGAGTACAAGGTCGCTCTTCACGAAACCCAGCTCTTTGGCGTCCGAGATTACACGGTGGACGATGTAACCGGGGACATCCTTCTCTATGACGGGGAGAAGAACGACATCAAGAGGATCTCCTCGGAGGGGCGATATCTTCGCACGATCCCGGTTCCGGTGCGCGAGTACTGGGTGATGAAGATCGTGGCGTCGGGGGAGGATGTGTTTCTCTTTCGAGAGGACAGCGCCATCGGGCCGTCCTTGAAGCATCTCCGTCCGGATGGATCGGTCGTCGACATCTCCCTCCGAAGGAAGATGGATCTCTACGAGGTGACGACATGGGGGATGAAGGGTTACGCCCACAACGTCGTGTCGCCGTACGTGGTGGGCGATTCTCTCTATCTTCTCGTCGCCGGGAACGAATGGTTCACGCTCCCGATCGGGGGGCGTTCGGCGAGGGCCGAGGGGGGCTGGGAGTTTCTCGATCCGGAGGAGCAGGAAGCAAGGAGAAGGCCGGGGCGCGTGAGGTCGGGGGGCCTTCCGAACGTGGCCTTCAACAGGGAACGCGTCCGGGCGGAGATCATCGATCGAGACGGCCAGACGCTTCGGGAGCTTGGGGACCAGGAATCCCTGGAAGAAGTGGATGCCCAAGGCAATGTCTACACGGTGGCCGTCGAGTATCGGGGGAATGAGATCCTTTCGTGGTTCAAGGTGTACGACCCAGCGGGAATGCTGGTGAAGACGATCCCTCGAGTCAGGGTTCGCAGTGATGTAGCGTACGACAAGCCTCGAACGCGGTTCGGTCCGGAGGGATCGGCCTATTTCATTCAGCTCACGGAAGAAGAGGTAGTGATATGGAAGGCAGCGACGCGATAGTTGCCGAGTCGGATGGGATGATCATGCGATGGACAGTCCGGGCGTGTCTCGCCCTAGCTGCCGTTTCTTTTCCACCTCTTTCCCCAGCCCAGTGGACGCAGCAGGATGCCGTCACGCTCGCGCTCCACTATGCGAACGATTACTGGAACAGCGCCCCCGAAGGAACGACCGCGCGGGCATGGAACACGTCTCATCCGAACTGCAATGTCGGAGGGGGCGATACGTGCTCGGCCCATGCTCCCTACTACTACGCGAGGTACGGCGATGTGCAGGCGTTCACGGAGCGGGGCGTTCCCTACGCCTTCAATCTGTGCGACGAGCCGAGCGAGATTCAAGCCGCCATCGATGCGGGGCAGTCGGCGGGGAGCACGCGTTGTCACTGTGAGAGAGACGGGGGGTGCTCTCGGAACGGCGTTCCGACGTGGGCGACCGGCGTCGACTGCAGCGGGCTTGTCGGGGCGGTGACGCGGATCGGGTGCGTCGGAACATGTACCTTGATGGAGCGCAGCACCCCGATCGATCCCTTGCGGGTGGGGTATGGGGATTTCCTCGTCAAGTGCGGGGTCCATGCCGTCTTCGTGTTCCATGTCGGCTCTCCCGGAACGGTTTCGATCATCGAGGCGGACGGCAGAGCACATGTGCACCGCGTCATGAAGGCTTGGGATGTGGATGTCGATTACTACCTCAACCAAGGCTAGTCCGCGCGCCGGAAGAACGAGTGGGTGGACAATGTCGCCGCGCATCTTGGTTTCTCTCGCTTCGCCGAGGAAGGAGGACAGGTCTTCGTCGAGTGGGAAGCGGTCCGCGAGGAGGACGTGTACTTCTACACGCTCTCCGTGTCGTCCGATCGAGAGGGACCCTACGAGGAGTGTGCCCGGGTCGAGGCGGTCGGCGCGCATCATCTCTATCGGGTTCCGATCGAGCCTCGGGGCTCTTGCTTCTACAAACTGACCGACACCGAGCGTCGAAGCGCGGTCGTGACCGGGCACGGCATTCTCTGGTGGCCGAGGGACTTCGAGGAGCGAGTGGCGGAGTGGACGGACGAGCCCCCTCCCTCCCTGCGTTAGGCCCGGATCCCTTCCGGCTCTCTACCCCCGCCTCGCGATCCTGTGGAAGAGGATCGAGAGAAATCCAAGGCTCCGACGGCCTTCCACAGTTCCCTGGAGAGCAGGCAGTAGCTCCCAGCTCCATCAACAACCGCCTCTGTCGTGGCCTTGTGGATGGTTGAGGACGCCGTGTCCCCGGCGGCGTCTTGACCTCGGGAGCCTCTCGCTCTACCATCCGATGCGGCCCGGCCCCATCGCCCCGCTTCCCCTTCCCCGATCCTCGGGGTTGAGGGAGCGGGACTCGGCCCCGCCCCGGATGGAGAGTTCGATGAGCCACGACTCGATGCTCGCCCTGGTCTACGACAAGGAGCGGGATCCCTGGGACGAAACCCGCGGCCTTCGCCTCGCGGAGGTCGAGAAGCCGAGGCTGGACGAAGCCGCCGATCCCCTCGATGCCGAACACGTGATCGTGAAGGTGATTTACGCGGGCTTCTGCGGATCGGATCGGGGGATCTGGTTCCGCCGCGCCTTCAAGGGGATGATCTTCGATTCCTTGAAGAACGAAAAGAAAGTGCGCCGCGTGATCGGGCACGAGATGATCGGCGAGATCGTCGAGGTCGGGAGCCTCGCGGCCCGGCGCTACGGCTACCGTCCGAAGGAGATCGTCTCGACCGAGTCGCACATCATTTGTCGAAAGTGCTTCCACTGCAGGACCGGCGAGACGCACATCTGCTCCGACGACATCATCATCGGGATCTCGCGGGACGGATGTTTTGCTGAATACATCAAGCTTCCCGCGCACCCGCTGTGGCCGACCGACACCTCCAAGATTCGCATGAAGGTCGGGGCGCTCCAGGAGCCGTTCGGGAACGCCGTCCACGTCTGCACGAAGGTCGATCTTCGCGGGCGGAGCGTGGCCGTCTTCGGATGCGGGACGATCGGGCTCTTCGCGATCTTGATCGCGCGGGCGATGGGCGCCTCGCGTGTCGTGGCGATCGAGCCGGACCCGGATCACCGCGAGAGGGCGCGCGCGCTCGGCGCGGACGACGTGATCCCTCTTTCGCTCGAAAGCGCTTGGGGGAGAGATCCTTGGCGCGCCGATCCGGAGATCGTCTCCGCGCTGAAAGCGGCGTTCCCTCCCGAGGGGCCGGATGTCGCGCTCGAGATGGCCGGTCCCGAAAACTCGGTGAACAACGCGATCCAATCGGTCCGCCGCGGCGGGGACGTCGTCCTTTTCGGCATCAAGGGCGGATCGTTTCAGATTCAAGACTTCGACCGGATCATTCTGAACGGGATCACGCTCCATTCGGTGATCGGCCGGAGGATCTTCGAGACCTGGTACATCACCAAGGGTCTCCTCGAGTCGACGACGAACGGGATTCAAGAGAAGATCCACGACGTGATCCTCGCGGGCGGCGAGGAGACGGTCGTTCCGATCGCGTCCTTTGATCCCGATTCCTTCGAGAAGAAGATCTCCTCGCACCCGAAGGTTCTCTTGAAGCTCTGATCCGGGCGCTCGCGGCCTGGTCTTCGCGGTTGCGCGCCGGAGCGGGAAGGGTCTACACTACCCGAACGGTTCCTTTTCATCCGATCGAAGCACCCGGGCCGGGGGTGATCTCTTGCCTTCGCAGGCGCCCATCGATCCGCTCTTCGCCGACATCCTGCGATGGGCGAAGGGGATCGCGCTCGCCGAGGGAGCGAAGGAGCTCGACGCGTCCCACGTTCTCCTCGGCGCCTTCAAGAGCGCGGGCGGCCGCGACCTCCTCAAATCCCTGCTTCCGACGTCCGTGCCGCTCGAGGAGACGCTCGATCCGGCCGTTCGGAGCCGCCTCGCGGCCGTGAACGAGCCGGTCGCCGAGCCGTTCGGCCTCTCGCCGCGCATGAAGCGGATTCGGGACGAGGTGTGGGGCCGGCACGGCGCTCTTCCGGCGGAGGCGGTTCTCCGGAGCATCCTCGATTCGCTTCGCGCGGAGGAGGAGTGGGTGCGCGCGCTCCTCGAGTCGGCGGAAGGCTCCGCCGGCGCGGCGCCCGCAGAGCGCGTGCGCGCGCTCCTCGGCTTCCTCGACGACACGCACATCCTCCGGCGGGCCCTCTCCGAGCGGCTCGCGGGGCAGAACCGCGCGATCGAGATGGTGTGCGATGCTTACTTCTCGACGCGGCTCTTCGAGAAGGCGGGCGCGCGCGATCCGGTGACCGGACGAGGCCCGCGGATGATCCTCACCTTCGTCGGTCCGCCCGGCGTCGGCAAGACCTACATGGCGGAGATCCTCGCTCACCATCTTCGCGAGGGGGAGGCGGCCGAGCTTCTCCGTCTCGACATG contains:
- a CDS encoding zinc-binding dehydrogenase, encoding MSHDSMLALVYDKERDPWDETRGLRLAEVEKPRLDEAADPLDAEHVIVKVIYAGFCGSDRGIWFRRAFKGMIFDSLKNEKKVRRVIGHEMIGEIVEVGSLAARRYGYRPKEIVSTESHIICRKCFHCRTGETHICSDDIIIGISRDGCFAEYIKLPAHPLWPTDTSKIRMKVGALQEPFGNAVHVCTKVDLRGRSVAVFGCGTIGLFAILIARAMGASRVVAIEPDPDHRERARALGADDVIPLSLESAWGRDPWRADPEIVSALKAAFPPEGPDVALEMAGPENSVNNAIQSVRRGGDVVLFGIKGGSFQIQDFDRIILNGITLHSVIGRRIFETWYITKGLLESTTNGIQEKIHDVILAGGEETVVPIASFDPDSFEKKISSHPKVLLKL